A stretch of Nitrospira sp. DNA encodes these proteins:
- the lexA gene encoding transcriptional repressor LexA, translating into MQANDLKQIRDALGLTQQQLADVLKTTRVSIARYESGMRRIPGMVRVALEQLQRRTEIPMAGLVAAGSPIEPVLQSDLVDVPPSMLRGGETFALRVKGESMKDDGILPGDLVVVRRQEYARNGQTVVALVNQEATIKTYYKKDTHIELHPANAAMQPIIVTANDQFHIEGLLIGVIRHCAI; encoded by the coding sequence ATGCAGGCAAACGATCTCAAACAGATTCGAGATGCATTGGGGCTGACGCAGCAGCAATTGGCTGATGTGTTGAAGACGACGCGCGTGTCGATTGCCCGCTATGAGTCTGGGATGAGGCGCATTCCCGGCATGGTACGGGTGGCGCTGGAACAACTGCAGCGCCGTACAGAAATTCCGATGGCGGGACTTGTCGCCGCCGGATCTCCCATTGAGCCGGTGCTCCAATCTGATCTTGTGGATGTCCCCCCGAGCATGTTGCGGGGAGGTGAGACGTTTGCCTTACGTGTGAAGGGCGAGTCGATGAAAGATGACGGCATTCTGCCTGGCGATCTTGTGGTTGTGCGGCGGCAAGAATATGCCCGCAATGGGCAAACGGTGGTCGCGTTGGTGAATCAGGAAGCGACGATTAAGACCTATTATAAAAAAGACACGCACATCGAGCTGCACCCGGCCAATGCCGCGATGCAGCCGATCATCGTCACTGCGAATGATCAGTTTCATATCGAGGGATTGCTTATTGGGGTGATTCGCCATTGTGCCATCTAA